A window from Engraulis encrasicolus isolate BLACKSEA-1 chromosome 11, IST_EnEncr_1.0, whole genome shotgun sequence encodes these proteins:
- the tia1 gene encoding nucleolysin TIA-1 has protein sequence MMDDEQPKTLYVGNLSRDVTEALIMQLFGQIGPCKSCKMIVDTSGNDPYCFVEFYEHRHAAASLAAMNGRKIMGKEVKVNWATTPSSQKKDTSNHFHVFVGDLSPEITTDDIKAAFAPFGRISDARVVKDMATGKSKGYGFVSFFNKWDAENAIQQMGGQWLGGRQIRTNWATRKPPAPKATYETNTKHLSFEEVVNQSSPSNCTVYCGGVTTGLTEQLMRQTFSPFGQIMEIRVFPDKGYSFVRFNSHEGAAHAIVSVNGTSIEGHVVKCYWGKETTEMVSPMQPVQIPQQSKLGFAAQPYGGQWGGQWYGNTQQIGQYVPNGWQVPAAAAYGIYGQAWNQQGFNHLQAAGAGWTGVGAISNGGMVEPAQGVNGTMLANQSGMGTAGYHTH, from the exons ATGATGGACGACGAACAACCCAAGACTTT GTATGTCGGAAACCTGTCCCGCGATGTGACCGAGGCGCTAATCATGCAGCTCTTCGGTCAGATAGGACCATGCAAGAGCTGCAAAATGATTGTAGAT ACGTCAGGTAATGACCCGTACTGCTTTGTGGAATTCTACGAGCATAGGCACGCGGCCGCCTCTCTGGCCGCCATGAATGGACGTAAAATAATGGGTAAG GAGGTGAAAGTCAACTGGGCCACCACACCTAGCAGCCAGAAGAAAGACACAAGCA ACCACTTCCACGTCTTTGTGGGAGACCTCAGCCCAGAAATCACCACCGACGACATCAAAGCCGCCTTTGCACCCTTTGGGAGGATATC TGATGCGCGCGTGGTGAAGGACATGGCCACAGGGAAGTCCAAGGGCTACGGCTTTGTGTCCTTCTTCAACAAATGG GATGCAGAGAATGCCATTCAGCAGATGGGAGGCCAGTGGCTGGGTGGACGACAGATCAGAACCAACTGGGCCACGAGAAAGCCGCCAGCACCCAAAGCCACCTACGAGA CGAATACCAAACACTTGTCATTTGAGGAGGTGGTGAACCAGTCGAGTCCCAGTAACTGCACAGTCTACTGTGGTGGTGTTACCACTGGCCTGACAG AACAATTAATGAGACAGACATTCTCACCTTTTGGCCAAATAATGGAAATCCGTGTCTTTCCAGACAAAGGCTACTCTTTTGTGAG GTTTAATTCACACGAGGGTGCCGCCCACGCCATCGTCTCCGTCAACGGCACCTCCATAGAGGGCCATGTAGTCAAGTGCTATTGGGGAAAAGAGACAACGGAGATGGTTAGCCCCATGCAGCCGGTACAGATTCCCCAG CAGAGCAAGCTAGGCTTCGCTGCCCAGCCCTACGGAGGTCAGTGGGGGGGCCAGTGGTACGGCAACACCCAGCAGATCGGCCAGTACGTGCCCAACGGCTGGCAGGTACCGGCGGCCGCCGCCTATGGCATCTACGGCCAGGCCTGGAACCAGCAGGGCTTCAA TCATTTACAGGCGGCGGGTGCTGGCTGGACGGGCGTGGGAGCCATCAGCAACGGGGGCATGGTAGAGCCTGCCCAGGGGGTGAACGGAACCATGCTGGCCAACCAGTCCGGCATGGGCACGGCCGGCTACCACACACACTGA